A genomic region of Magnolia sinica isolate HGM2019 chromosome 6, MsV1, whole genome shotgun sequence contains the following coding sequences:
- the LOC131249157 gene encoding myosin-binding protein 7-like isoform X3, translated as MDSQTSSPSPPSEDSVRCCNCSCCSRSSWHRSLKRKLDQIVSGPGIPAVGQDVSVARVEIENECAVLRESLGRQQQVIQELYTELEEERNASSSAANEAMSMILRLQREKAEVQMDARQFKRFVEEKMAHDQQELVSLEDVLYRRDQMIQSLTCQVQAYKHRLMSFGYNEAEAEGAGDGDYVGDLNEGENAEIQFEFPFFDYPPLKCNLNEVSATPAGSGDDVTFDLDKYAFGETPREHLQNLEYRIQQLERTPSNKRMNGGDYPNTQSFVEKVAVGQSPSGPRHTRRCSTDSTDTFSGVIEGTSGQDTSDTPRTFVVESVKKTDDFLNAEEDPRKAVDNVLEVGDDVSDRIYTVDSVQTKVTVGACEHYATTPRESYTGVSAGETDIKKLYTRLQALEADRESMRQAIISMRTEKAQLVLLKEIAQQLCKEMPLEKRVPVKKPSLIRRFSLMSMLNWVMSVVLWRRKAHRSKYMFGSSANNLGLLFLLDKSPCMRQWRCITRVPVA; from the exons ATGGATTCGCAAACATCGTCGCCGTCGCCTCCTTCGGAGGATTCTGTGAGATGCTGTAATTGTAGCTGCTGTAGCCGATCATCGTGGCATCGATCTTTGAAGAGGAAGTTGGATCAGATTGTGAGCGGCCCGGGCATCCCGGCTGTTGGCCAGGATGTGTCCGTGGCCAGGGTCGAGATCGAGAATGAGTGCGCTGTCTTGCGCGAGTCCCTTGGCAGGCAGCAGCAGGTGATACAGGAGCTGTACACGGAGCTGGAGGAGGAGCGGAATGCCTCGTCGTCGGCTGCCAATGAGGCGATGTCGATGATTCTGCGGTTGCAGAGGGAGAAGGCCGAGGTCCAGATGGACGCTCGCCAGTTCAAGCGATTTGTGGAGGAGAAGATGGCTCACGACCAGCAGGAGCTGGTCTCCCTCGAGGACGTCCTATACAGGCgggatcagatgatccaatcgcTCACCTGCCAGGTCCAGGCTTACAAGCACCGCTTGATGAGTTTTGGCTACAATGAGGCCGAGGCTGAGGGCGCTGGCGATGGCGACTATGTTGGGGATCTCAATGAGGGTGAGAACGCCGAAATCCAATTCGAATTCCCCTTTTTTGATTACCCTCCCCTGAAGTGCAACCTAAATGAGGTGTCCGCCACGCCGGCAGGCTCTGGAGACGATGTCACGTTTGATCTTGATAAGTACGCGTTTGGGGAGACCCCACGGGAGCACCTGCAGAATCTTGAATATCGGATCCAGCAGTTGGAGCGCACCCCAAGCAACAAGCGGATGAACGGTGGGGATTACCCGAATACGCAGAGCTTTGTAGAGAAGGTGGCTGTTGGGCAATCTCCAAGTGGACCACGGCACACCCGGAGATGCTCCACCGATAGCACCGATACATTTTCTGGGGTGATTGAGGGAACAAGCGGTCAAGATACATCAGACACTCCCAGGACATTTGTGGTCGAAAGCGTCAAGAAGACGGATGATTTTTTGAATGCGGAGGAAGACCCGAGAAAGGCTGTGGATAATGTGTTGGAAGTTGGAGACGACGTGAGTGACAGGATATACACTGTTGATTCGGTGCAAACCAAAGTGACAGTGGGGGCATGCGAACATTATGCAACCACTCCACGAGAGTCTTACACAGGGGTCAGTGCAGGGGAGACTGATATCAAGAAGCTGTACACAAGGCTTCAGGCACTTGAGGCGGACAGGGAATCGATGAGACAGGCAATCATTTCAATGCGAACTGAAAAGGCACAGCTGGTGTTGCTGAAGGAAATAGCACAGCAGCTATGTAAAGAGATGCCTCTGGAGAAAAGGGTACCCGTGAAGAAGCCATCACTAATTAGACGCTTTTCGCTCATGTCCATGCTGAAT TGGGTCATGTCAGTTGTTTTGTGGAGAAGAAAAGCACATCGAAGCAA GTATATGTTCGGGTCATCAGCCAACAATCTGGGGTTACTATTTCTTTTAGACAAGTCCCCTTGCATGAGACAGTGGCGATGTATCACCAGAGTCCCTGTCGCCTGA
- the LOC131249157 gene encoding myosin-binding protein 7-like isoform X1 has product MDSQTSSPSPPSEDSVRCCNCSCCSRSSWHRSLKRKLDQIVSGPGIPAVGQDVSVARVEIENECAVLRESLGRQQQVIQELYTELEEERNASSSAANEAMSMILRLQREKAEVQMDARQFKRFVEEKMAHDQQELVSLEDVLYRRDQMIQSLTCQVQAYKHRLMSFGYNEAEAEGAGDGDYVGDLNEGENAEIQFEFPFFDYPPLKCNLNEVSATPAGSGDDVTFDLDKYAFGETPREHLQNLEYRIQQLERTPSNKRMNGGDYPNTQSFVEKVAVGQSPSGPRHTRRCSTDSTDTFSGVIEGTSGQDTSDTPRTFVVESVKKTDDFLNAEEDPRKAVDNVLEVGDDVSDRIYTVDSVQTKVTVGACEHYATTPRESYTGVSAGETDIKKLYTRLQALEADRESMRQAIISMRTEKAQLVLLKEIAQQLCKEMPLEKRVPVKKPSLIRRFSLMSMLNVQPKADINAWLKTCVHAFMGSPMCFRRIVQSPNSKGFVGGGGWDTTQLTPCSFGTAMSVSDISMDHPPHTSFRLYLKPSLVPFINYQPLCYILPFIDPSISSRGKIVCTQHSLKLCVLISPSIYKWWMGILTRISKWTFDNVNCVILLDSC; this is encoded by the exons ATGGATTCGCAAACATCGTCGCCGTCGCCTCCTTCGGAGGATTCTGTGAGATGCTGTAATTGTAGCTGCTGTAGCCGATCATCGTGGCATCGATCTTTGAAGAGGAAGTTGGATCAGATTGTGAGCGGCCCGGGCATCCCGGCTGTTGGCCAGGATGTGTCCGTGGCCAGGGTCGAGATCGAGAATGAGTGCGCTGTCTTGCGCGAGTCCCTTGGCAGGCAGCAGCAGGTGATACAGGAGCTGTACACGGAGCTGGAGGAGGAGCGGAATGCCTCGTCGTCGGCTGCCAATGAGGCGATGTCGATGATTCTGCGGTTGCAGAGGGAGAAGGCCGAGGTCCAGATGGACGCTCGCCAGTTCAAGCGATTTGTGGAGGAGAAGATGGCTCACGACCAGCAGGAGCTGGTCTCCCTCGAGGACGTCCTATACAGGCgggatcagatgatccaatcgcTCACCTGCCAGGTCCAGGCTTACAAGCACCGCTTGATGAGTTTTGGCTACAATGAGGCCGAGGCTGAGGGCGCTGGCGATGGCGACTATGTTGGGGATCTCAATGAGGGTGAGAACGCCGAAATCCAATTCGAATTCCCCTTTTTTGATTACCCTCCCCTGAAGTGCAACCTAAATGAGGTGTCCGCCACGCCGGCAGGCTCTGGAGACGATGTCACGTTTGATCTTGATAAGTACGCGTTTGGGGAGACCCCACGGGAGCACCTGCAGAATCTTGAATATCGGATCCAGCAGTTGGAGCGCACCCCAAGCAACAAGCGGATGAACGGTGGGGATTACCCGAATACGCAGAGCTTTGTAGAGAAGGTGGCTGTTGGGCAATCTCCAAGTGGACCACGGCACACCCGGAGATGCTCCACCGATAGCACCGATACATTTTCTGGGGTGATTGAGGGAACAAGCGGTCAAGATACATCAGACACTCCCAGGACATTTGTGGTCGAAAGCGTCAAGAAGACGGATGATTTTTTGAATGCGGAGGAAGACCCGAGAAAGGCTGTGGATAATGTGTTGGAAGTTGGAGACGACGTGAGTGACAGGATATACACTGTTGATTCGGTGCAAACCAAAGTGACAGTGGGGGCATGCGAACATTATGCAACCACTCCACGAGAGTCTTACACAGGGGTCAGTGCAGGGGAGACTGATATCAAGAAGCTGTACACAAGGCTTCAGGCACTTGAGGCGGACAGGGAATCGATGAGACAGGCAATCATTTCAATGCGAACTGAAAAGGCACAGCTGGTGTTGCTGAAGGAAATAGCACAGCAGCTATGTAAAGAGATGCCTCTGGAGAAAAGGGTACCCGTGAAGAAGCCATCACTAATTAGACGCTTTTCGCTCATGTCCATGCTGAAT GTACAGCCCAAGGCTGATATCAATGCGTGGCTTAAAACGTGTGTTCATGCCTTCATGGGGAGTCCAATGTGTTTCAGACGAATTGTACAATCCCCCAACTCAAAAGGCTTTGTGGGGGGTGGGGGGTGGGATACAACCCAACTCACACCCTGTTCTTTTGGTACTGCAATGTCTGTGAGTGATATCAGCATGGATCACCCACCACATACAAGTTTCAGACTATATTTGAAACCTTCGCTAGTACCTTTTATTAATTATCAACCTTTATGTTACATTCTACCATTTATTGACCCTTCCATAAGCAGTCGGGGAAAGATTGTGTGCACCCAGCATTCGCTGAAACTTTGTGTGCTCATATCTCCCTCCATCTATAAATGGTGGATGGGAATCTTAACACGCATTTCCAAGTGGACATTTGACAATGTGAATTGTGTAATTCTGCTAGATTCCTGCTAA
- the LOC131249157 gene encoding myosin-binding protein 7-like isoform X2: MDSQTSSPSPPSEDSVRCCNCSCCSRSSWHRSLKRKLDQIVSGPGIPAVGQDVSVARVEIENECAVLRESLGRQQQVIQELYTELEEERNASSSAANEAMSMILRLQREKAEVQMDARQFKRFVEEKMAHDQQELVSLEDVLYRRDQMIQSLTCQVQAYKHRLMSFGYNEAEAEGAGDGDYVGDLNEGENAEIQFEFPFFDYPPLKCNLNEVSATPAGSGDDVTFDLDKYAFGETPREHLQNLEYRIQQLERTPSNKRMNGGDYPNTQSFVEKVAVGQSPSGPRHTRRCSTDSTDTFSGVIEGTSGQDTSDTPRTFVVESVKKTDDFLNAEEDPRKAVDNVLEVGDDVSDRIYTVDSVQTKVTVGACEHYATTPRESYTGVSAGETDIKKLYTRLQALEADRESMRQAIISMRTEKAQLVLLKEIAQQLCKEMPLEKRVPVKKPSLIRRFSLMSMLNPKADINAWLKTCVHAFMGSPMCFRRIVQSPNSKGFVGGGGWDTTQLTPCSFGTAMSVSDISMDHPPHTSFRLYLKPSLVPFINYQPLCYILPFIDPSISSRGKIVCTQHSLKLCVLISPSIYKWWMGILTRISKWTFDNVNCVILLDSC; the protein is encoded by the exons ATGGATTCGCAAACATCGTCGCCGTCGCCTCCTTCGGAGGATTCTGTGAGATGCTGTAATTGTAGCTGCTGTAGCCGATCATCGTGGCATCGATCTTTGAAGAGGAAGTTGGATCAGATTGTGAGCGGCCCGGGCATCCCGGCTGTTGGCCAGGATGTGTCCGTGGCCAGGGTCGAGATCGAGAATGAGTGCGCTGTCTTGCGCGAGTCCCTTGGCAGGCAGCAGCAGGTGATACAGGAGCTGTACACGGAGCTGGAGGAGGAGCGGAATGCCTCGTCGTCGGCTGCCAATGAGGCGATGTCGATGATTCTGCGGTTGCAGAGGGAGAAGGCCGAGGTCCAGATGGACGCTCGCCAGTTCAAGCGATTTGTGGAGGAGAAGATGGCTCACGACCAGCAGGAGCTGGTCTCCCTCGAGGACGTCCTATACAGGCgggatcagatgatccaatcgcTCACCTGCCAGGTCCAGGCTTACAAGCACCGCTTGATGAGTTTTGGCTACAATGAGGCCGAGGCTGAGGGCGCTGGCGATGGCGACTATGTTGGGGATCTCAATGAGGGTGAGAACGCCGAAATCCAATTCGAATTCCCCTTTTTTGATTACCCTCCCCTGAAGTGCAACCTAAATGAGGTGTCCGCCACGCCGGCAGGCTCTGGAGACGATGTCACGTTTGATCTTGATAAGTACGCGTTTGGGGAGACCCCACGGGAGCACCTGCAGAATCTTGAATATCGGATCCAGCAGTTGGAGCGCACCCCAAGCAACAAGCGGATGAACGGTGGGGATTACCCGAATACGCAGAGCTTTGTAGAGAAGGTGGCTGTTGGGCAATCTCCAAGTGGACCACGGCACACCCGGAGATGCTCCACCGATAGCACCGATACATTTTCTGGGGTGATTGAGGGAACAAGCGGTCAAGATACATCAGACACTCCCAGGACATTTGTGGTCGAAAGCGTCAAGAAGACGGATGATTTTTTGAATGCGGAGGAAGACCCGAGAAAGGCTGTGGATAATGTGTTGGAAGTTGGAGACGACGTGAGTGACAGGATATACACTGTTGATTCGGTGCAAACCAAAGTGACAGTGGGGGCATGCGAACATTATGCAACCACTCCACGAGAGTCTTACACAGGGGTCAGTGCAGGGGAGACTGATATCAAGAAGCTGTACACAAGGCTTCAGGCACTTGAGGCGGACAGGGAATCGATGAGACAGGCAATCATTTCAATGCGAACTGAAAAGGCACAGCTGGTGTTGCTGAAGGAAATAGCACAGCAGCTATGTAAAGAGATGCCTCTGGAGAAAAGGGTACCCGTGAAGAAGCCATCACTAATTAGACGCTTTTCGCTCATGTCCATGCTGAAT CCCAAGGCTGATATCAATGCGTGGCTTAAAACGTGTGTTCATGCCTTCATGGGGAGTCCAATGTGTTTCAGACGAATTGTACAATCCCCCAACTCAAAAGGCTTTGTGGGGGGTGGGGGGTGGGATACAACCCAACTCACACCCTGTTCTTTTGGTACTGCAATGTCTGTGAGTGATATCAGCATGGATCACCCACCACATACAAGTTTCAGACTATATTTGAAACCTTCGCTAGTACCTTTTATTAATTATCAACCTTTATGTTACATTCTACCATTTATTGACCCTTCCATAAGCAGTCGGGGAAAGATTGTGTGCACCCAGCATTCGCTGAAACTTTGTGTGCTCATATCTCCCTCCATCTATAAATGGTGGATGGGAATCTTAACACGCATTTCCAAGTGGACATTTGACAATGTGAATTGTGTAATTCTGCTAGATTCCTGCTAA